A window of Paraburkholderia megapolitana genomic DNA:
GCAGCACACGGCGGCCCGATGAAGCATGCGCTCGCGGGTCTGCTGCATCTGGCGTTTCATCCGCGCCAGGAGCGCTTCGCGGCGTCCGGCGATGTCCGCCGCGCCGGTGCCGTCAGCATGACGCCACCAACGGCGTTGAAAACGCCGGTGCTGGAGCAAAACGAATACGGCGTCGGCAAGCCGGTCGAATTCCGCTGGAATCAATTGCTGAGCTTCGATGCGTGCGTGCAGTGCGGCAAGTGCGAAGCAGCGTGCCCGGCCTTCGCCGCGGGCCAGCCGCTGAACCCGAAAAAGCTGATTCAGGATCTCGTGACCGGAATGGTCGGTGGCTCGGATGCGGCGTATGCAGGCAGCCCGACACCGGGTTTGCCGGTAGGCCACCATACGGGCGAACCGAACCGGCCGATCGTATCGAGCCTGATCGAAGCTGACACGCTGTGGTCCTGCACGACGTGCCGTGCCTGTGTGCAGGAATGTCCGATGCTGATCGAACACGTCGATGCGATCGTCGACATGCGCCGCAATCAGACATTGGTACACGGCACGGTGCCGGGCAAAGGCCCCGAAGTGCTCGCGAATCTGCGTGAAACCGGCACGGCTGGCGGCTACGACAAGGCTGCGCGTTACGACTGGGCCGTCGATCTGAACGCACCGGTGGCGCAACCGGGCAAACCCGTCGACGTGCTGCTGGTGGCCGGCGAAGGGGCATTCGATATGCGCTATCAACGCACGCTGCGTGCCCTGGTTACGGTGCTGAACAAGGCAGGCGTCGACTATGCGGTACTGGGCGGCGAAGAGACAGATACGGGCGACGTCGCGCGCCGCCTCGGCGACGAAGCGACGTTCCAGCAACTCGCGCGGCAACTGGCGGGTACGCTTGCGAACCTCACGTTCAAACGCATCGTCACCGCCGACCCGCACGTGATGCACAGCCTGCGCAACGAATACCGCTCGCTCGGCACGCGTTACGACGTGCTGCATCACACGAGTTTCATCGCGGAACTGGTCGCCTCCGGCAAGCTGTCGCCAAAGGCCGCCGATGCTTTGCACGACAAACGCGTCACGTACCACGATCCGTGCTACCTCGGCCGCTACAACGGCGAAACGGACGCGCCGCGCAAGCTGTTGAAATCGATCGGCATTCAGGTCATCGAAATGGAACGCAACGGCAAGCGCGGGCGCTGCTGTGGCGGTGGAGGCGGTGCACCGCTGACCGATATCCCCGGTAAGCAGCGTATTCCGGATATCCGCATCGCCGATGCTCGTGCCATTGGAGCGGACGTGGTCGCGGTGGGGTGCCCGAACTGCACGGCGATGCTCGAAGGCGTGGTCGGTCCGCGCCCCGAAGTGCTCGACGTAGCCGAACTCGTTGCCGCTGCGCTGGAGTGACGCGATGAACACGACCATCAAACGTATCGATCCGCGGCGGCCGTTCACGATCACGGCGGCAGGTATCCGGCGTATCACGCTCGGCGGGACTTTCGACGCGCATGCATCGAACGATCAGAGTCACGGCGCGGCCGGTGCGCACGCGCACGGTCAGGCTGTGAAGCCGCTCCGCACCAGGCAACCGGCGCAGCGCACGGTACTGGTTGCCGCGCACAGCGACCGTGGCGCGCTCGACGAACACACACGTCAGGCGCTCGCTGCCGCAGCGCTTATCGCAGACGCACAGACCCAGGTGGCGCTCGTCGTGTTCGGCGAACTGAAGGACGATGCGGCGGCACTCGGCGCCGATCGTATTGTTGAACTTGCAACGTTCGACCGTCGCAGGTTTGCGCCCGAGCGCGAGTTGCAGGCGCTGGCCGCATGCGTCGCACAGATTGCGCCGGCGCACATCCTGATGCCGGACAACGCAACCGGCGACGGCGACCTCGGACGGCGTTATGCCGCGTATGCCGGCGCAAGTATCGCGACTCAGGTTGTCGAGGTCGATGCTGCGCATGTGAGCAGCTATGCCCAGGCGAAGCAGGCATATGCGAGCCGCGCGCTGCCCGATGTCGTGCTGCTGGCGGCGGGCGCTGTCGACCCGCGGTTACCGTTTGTCGGCGCGGGAGAACGCGTCGAGATTGCGCTGCCAGCCGAAGCAAAAGAAGGCGCGGCGAGCGATCGCTACCGCGATCTCGGCATCGAAGAAATCGACGCCGCGCAGGTCGCACTCGAAGAGGCGGATTTCATCGTCTCGGCGGGCAACGGCGTGGCCGATGTCGCGGCATTCGAACAACTGGCCGGCGCGTTCGGAGCGGCCGTCGGCGCGAGCCGCGTCGCGGTCGACAACGGTCTCTTTCCGCGCGACAAGCAGATCGGCGCGACCGGCAAGACCGTCGAGGCGAGCGTCTATATCGCGTTCGGTATTTCGGGCGCGGTCCAGCATCTGCAGGGCATCAAGGATTGTCGGCACGTGATCGCCGTGAATCTGGACGGCAGCGCGCCGATCGTCAAGCGCGCGAACCTGACGATCATCGGCGATACGCAGGCCACGATCGCGTCGCTGATCGACGAGGTCGCGCGAGCGCGGTCCACGCGCGCACCGGCCGGAGCCGCAGCTACAACACCCGCCGCAACCGTCGCAGAAGGAGTCGCCGCATGAACGGCAAGCTCGCACGGATCGCCGTGCTCGTCTCGGTTGGTCGCCATCCGGTGAGCGGCGTGGCGCGCTATAGCCGCAACGATGCCGCCGCACTCGAAACCGGCCGCGCACTCGCGCAACAGCACGGCGCGCTGCTCGACGTCGTGCATGCCGGCGACCCGTCCAACGCGGCACTCGAAGCCTATCTGGCGCTCGGCGCTGCACGCGTCGAGGTACTAGTCTGCGATCCCGCCGACGATGCCGTAGCCGCGCTCGCCCAGCGTGTGCAGGGCTA
This region includes:
- a CDS encoding (Fe-S)-binding protein yields the protein MSPAFLITALLWVSVAGLAFAVAKRSAYWRLGRATAAGAFGWTNLLTIPKRYFVDLHHVVARDPYIAKTHVATAGGAIGAFVLVFLNYGLAIYSPWLDRLIFIAALIMLVGVMFVWRRRRGTKAVPARLSHGPWDTLPWLLGSFALGLVLFVSVPAGAMSGALAVIFALLIAAGAFAMTVGAAHGGPMKHALAGLLHLAFHPRQERFAASGDVRRAGAVSMTPPTALKTPVLEQNEYGVGKPVEFRWNQLLSFDACVQCGKCEAACPAFAAGQPLNPKKLIQDLVTGMVGGSDAAYAGSPTPGLPVGHHTGEPNRPIVSSLIEADTLWSCTTCRACVQECPMLIEHVDAIVDMRRNQTLVHGTVPGKGPEVLANLRETGTAGGYDKAARYDWAVDLNAPVAQPGKPVDVLLVAGEGAFDMRYQRTLRALVTVLNKAGVDYAVLGGEETDTGDVARRLGDEATFQQLARQLAGTLANLTFKRIVTADPHVMHSLRNEYRSLGTRYDVLHHTSFIAELVASGKLSPKAADALHDKRVTYHDPCYLGRYNGETDAPRKLLKSIGIQVIEMERNGKRGRCCGGGGGAPLTDIPGKQRIPDIRIADARAIGADVVAVGCPNCTAMLEGVVGPRPEVLDVAELVAAALE
- a CDS encoding electron transfer flavoprotein subunit alpha/FixB family protein gives rise to the protein MNTTIKRIDPRRPFTITAAGIRRITLGGTFDAHASNDQSHGAAGAHAHGQAVKPLRTRQPAQRTVLVAAHSDRGALDEHTRQALAAAALIADAQTQVALVVFGELKDDAAALGADRIVELATFDRRRFAPERELQALAACVAQIAPAHILMPDNATGDGDLGRRYAAYAGASIATQVVEVDAAHVSSYAQAKQAYASRALPDVVLLAAGAVDPRLPFVGAGERVEIALPAEAKEGAASDRYRDLGIEEIDAAQVALEEADFIVSAGNGVADVAAFEQLAGAFGAAVGASRVAVDNGLFPRDKQIGATGKTVEASVYIAFGISGAVQHLQGIKDCRHVIAVNLDGSAPIVKRANLTIIGDTQATIASLIDEVARARSTRAPAGAAATTPAATVAEGVAA